Part of the Triplophysa rosa linkage group LG3, Trosa_1v2, whole genome shotgun sequence genome, TTCGCTGGGAAAATTGGGGCTGTTGGTAGATTGCACGCTATTCATAAGGTACTACTGGAATCCAAACATTATTGTATATATGATGTTCATATATTACAAAATAGTAATCCCAGGACAAAGCAATACTCTTTTAGGAACTTACTGTATTTGTTCTTTTTGAGATTTACTTGAATTTGTctgaatgcaaaaaaaatgtaatgttatttCAGAGGGTAAGCCCTTATGCCATGGTTAAGTTTGACCAAGAGCTAGAGGAACCTGTCAGGAACGCTGATGGATTTTGCACAGAGGCTGCTAAAGGCATGTCATATTTATCCGTTTAATGTACTACAAACTCACAAGACTTTTTAAGATACATCTACATTTCTACTGTACTTTGACATACTATTTTTGTCCCAAAGGCAGATTGTAGGTTTGAGTTTGGCTGCTGTCATAGTATATcataataaagatttataaaacTCCAAATTATTatcattcatttttgaaaaattagCTTCTTTGGCACTTTTTGGAAGAATTGCATGTAACTACTGTGTTATTGATTTGAATGCAGGTGAGACAGGTCTGCTGCTGTCGAAGATCACCCAAAGGCATCCTTTTATTGGATATGCCGGAGATCAGAAGCATACAGAAAAGAAGAAACTGTACAATGTGTTTGAAAAGGGAGACGTATACTTCAACTCTGGCGATCTGTTCAGGATAGACAGTGATAACTTTATCTACTTTCAGGATCGTGTGGGCGACACTTTTAGGTAGGTGTACATGCAAAAGCATCAAATTTAACAGGGCAGATCGAAGTAAAGTGCTACAATATTTAATGAAGctaaaaggaatagttcacccaaaaatataaatgcgGTCAACACTTATTCactttcatgttgttttaaaaccatAAGACTTCTTTTGTAGAACATAAAGGgtgttttttatataatgaaagtgaataggGACTGGAGTTgtccaaaacaacaaaaatcaccattaacCTATCATAAAAGTGGTCCAAACATTTTTTGTACGATATTCCAGattctcttttgtgttttacagaagaaataatacattattttgaaacgtcatttttaagtgaactgtacctttaaatctATATGATCAATAAATGTTTCTATTTTTCCAGTCAATGAAATCAAGTCATCTCTGCCTTTGTAATAACAtcccgttttttttttgttgctcaGGTGGAAAGGGGAAAACGTGTCCACAAATGAAGTATCGGACGTTCTAACAATAGTAACATGTATAGAGCAAGCAAACGTGTACGGCGTTACAGTTCCAGGTTTATTGCTACATTATTCCTTCAAAGCATCCAGTCATACAATGAATCGGTATTTTCTCTTATCTACTCTACTGACACTATTCATCTTATTTGCAGGACATGAGGGAAGGATAGGAATGGCTGCCGTCAAACTAAAGGACGACCGACAGTTAGATTGCGAAGGTCTTTTTAGTCACGTGACCACTTACCTTCCTTCTTACGCCAGACCGCGCTTCATACGGATCAAGGTGATGTCATAATGCcttatacatatatttatgaaTTTAACACAAGTATTTGTCATATTTAATGTGAATATagtgttcattttttattgaaattacTACTCATTACAGAATGACATGGATACTACTGGCACCTATAAATATATGAAAGTAAAGCTAACAGAGGAGGGCTTCAACCCTGTGCGAATCAAAGAGCCTCTGTTTGTTCTGGATGAGACGGTGAATAGCTACAGACCTCTGACACAGGAAACATACCAGTCCATATCAGAGGGTCACTTCAGGTTGTGAATAGCAGGCAATGAAAGTTATTTGATTACAGACTGTTAAAACTAAACTCACCATTGCAATACAATAACTGTCCAGATATCAGATACACTTTATATGAGTTATATTGATGTAAACTACAGAAATTCCTATGTAAAGaaaataactttgcttttttgtgtttcacaaatatttcattttcgCAGCACAGTATTTTAAAAGCACACATTTTCTCTGGTAACGTGGTTTGAAAAGACTAGAAATATCAAAGTGTATTATTTAATTGTCTGTCTGAGAGCTCTCAAAGAACTTTCTCCTGTGGTCTGTGGTAGACACATTGTTTAGTAAGTGTTTTCTAGAAAATGATTGGCCTGAGTAGAAACCCTCCCACTCATGTCTCAAAGGTTGTATTGGAGGAAAGGGTTGCCAAATTGGgaagaaatgtacattttgccTCTACCACATACTTAAGATTCTTATGACAAAACCATTTCTTATGTTGTCAGTATGTCATTTTAACTGGTCTCAAGGCCGAGACTAGGGGGAATTCCCTCTCCAAATTTTTCTTGGGCCCCTCCAAAGATTTTCAAGctgacaataaaatatttaaaaattaactaCTTATTTTTAAATACGTAATACTTTTTATGAATTGATCTGTTCATTTAATCAcagacaaatgtaaaaatgatgcaTGCAATGAACTGTAATTATATATCTGCCCATATGACTGGTCTCGTATTAGTACGATTGTTGAAatacaatattgccaaaactGTGATATTCCAATGTTTTGTATggaaaaagtaaataatgaaaaaaatcaaataagtaaaaaaagaacACTATCGAAATATGTGTTCTCACTTTggctatatatactgtatattattgcccatgtttatttatttctatactCAACAACatagttattaatatttagttgTTTcgtaaaaatatacattttacatttggttaaaaaaaagtgtatacTGTGTGTATAGAAAATTAAAAATCTTATCTGCCATATAAAAGTATCTTTGCACTTAATAATAATGTATAACCCTTAGAAAAAATAACAACCATGGTTTAAATGGTTAACAGTGTAGTTCTAAATTAGTGCTTTGGtttattacacataaataaaaaaagaaacggCTACCGtcaaaccatggttcatttcaATTCTTACATGACATATTAATGACCTACTTCATATGTAAATAGTAAGCAGGGCTGATTGATATTACGACAGAACCAAGGATTTAATCTGCAGATGCTATTGGATGGTTTCGCAACTTTCTATAAACAGCAGATTTGTGATTTGAACCCCCATTGGATCGATGATGATCTGGCAACCCGGCGAGGATCTTGACATCGGGGGTGGACCAGAATGATCTAACCTCCCTCCAGAGCTCCCAATGGGCTGAATTTGCACCTCGAGAACGCGACCCCGTGAATTTGAAGTCTCTGGAAGTCGTGTCAGGCTATGGCTTTGCGTTAATCTCCAAATCGTCGCGTTTTACAGACTCTTGCAAACATGTTGATCTGGTTTACGCTTCTGGCGGGTCTGGCGCTTTTGCCTGCGCTGCTGAGAACTTTCAAGCCGTATTTTTTCCAGGACTGCGTTTACATGTTTCACGCGCTTGGATTTGGGATCCGATTGATTAAATACAAACGCAGATCTCCCTTCTACAGCATAGTGGACTGTTTTCTGGATGCGGCGAAGAAACACCCGCACAAGACCTTCGTGCATTTCGAGGGCAAGACGTACACTTATTCGGACGTGGAGAGAGAAAGTAATAAAGTCGCGAACGCGCTGCGCTCCGTCGCCGCGCTCAAGGAGGGAGATACGGTGGCCCTTTTCCTCGGGAACGAGCCGTGCTTTATATGGACCTGGCTCGGCCTGGCTAAGCTGGGCTGTCCCGCAGCACTCCTGAACTTTAATATCAGATCCAGATCACTCCTGCACTGCTTCTCCTGCTGCGGAGCGAACGTGCTCATAGCCGCTGCTGGTGAGATTCACGCGTTCGTGACGCGCTCCTGTTAACTCGCTATATATGTATTTGGAGACTCATCACGAGTGTGTATATGGTGTGTGCATATGGAAACAGGCCATTTTTGGAAAGATATATTTAGGAGAGTGTGCACGAGACTCGAATCTGGTTTACTCTGGAATGTTGAGGCAGAAAATGCACATTTAAAGGAATACTATACCCaacagttcaaatgatttgatcatttactcaccctcctgtcatttcaaacctgaataactttctctcttcctgtgaacacaaaataagatattttgaagaacgttgataattagacaacattgacccccgttgacttccattgtatggacacgaaaccacagagacctttctcaaaatatctccttttgtgtttcacagatgaaAAAAGTCATAAGGGCGAataaattacagattttttatgaaCTGTCCCTCtaaacatggttttattatagtaaaagtgcaTTTTGTGATTACAATTTGTGTAACCATACTACAAACTTCATGGTCAAACTACGGTTACTTAAGTAAAATCATAGTTAATTTTCAAAAAGTTATATTAGATGCAATCCATTATAATGAATGACAGGATTAATGAGTTTAAAGCACTTTATTTATGCAAATAATTGTATCAATCTATAAAAACAAGGTTACTGCACTTTTACTATAACCAGGGTTAATGTTTCTAAGGGTTATTATGGGTAAGAGTTTTATGGGTTCGTGCGGGCACCCTGTCATTAAAGTTACACATTAAATACACAGCATGTACATGTAGAACAagactataaataaataaaatgccacTGAATAATGACCACACTACAATGTGTAGCATATGTCATGCATCCCTAAATAAAGTTCGTACGCTATTTATAAAGTATTCCAAAGTAATGAAAATAATGGTATGAAGGTATTCCCATGGTAGTCATATTGGGAATTCATCATCATTGTTGAAtcattatttcaaatgtttctCCTGCAGACCTCCGTGATGCTGTGGAGGAGATCTTGCCTGCACTGAAAGAGAAGGGGATCACAGTCTACCTCCTGTCAGATGAACACAGTACAGACGGCATCCAGAGCATCAATCAGAAGATCGCTGAAGCGTCTGATAAACCGCTGTCTCCATCTCTCAGGTCCAATGTTAACATCAAGACTACAGCACTGTATATCTACACCTCCGGCACCACAGGTATCTCACACCGCTGCGCATGTCATATTTCTTGCTATAATGAGGAAGAATGAATCCAATTCcagcaaaaacagataacatgATAGATTTGGGGTAACATTTTAATATAGCCTAATTGtttttattagggatgcacaaATGTTTTAGACAATATTGATGGGGGAaaacatgtatatttatttaatattatccatgattttaataataaaacaaagaaacacacacatatactgtatatatatatataatatatatatatatgttttgtatttaatattttgtatttaaaaaaaacgtagctctgtatactatggtagtctatatgggaccagttttactgcgcttatgctttttgttgtccttatgttgttccaattgcttccattgttgaCCTCatttgcaagtcgctttggataaaagtgtcagctaaatgactaaatgtaattttgtatttaggattacaaaaataaacagttacCCAACTTTTTCCCTCACACATGTGCCTAAACTTTCCTTTCATTACTActgctttatttaaaaaaaagttttgtaaaccacacaaaacaaaataagaaaagttTGGTTCTTTTTCGTTTGatttcttttcaaaaatcatgttgtttttttatcgtGCATTCCAAGTCAATCAAAccgcagttggtttgttttgatttaagccataataactcaaaacatactgctaactaacacaataaaaaaaacataacaataaaaaacatgatttgatcTCCATATATTTATATCATACTGGTAATAGGGGATGATTCCTTTTTTCAGATACATTTGATATTATCTTTCATCTTGATATTATCTTGTGTGCTTTCTACACACATTACAGACTGGAGCATATATCATAGATCTCTAAATAAAGTTTGTATTTTGCTTTCCGAAGGTCTTCCTAAAGCTGCATACGTGACCCATGAGAGGGTTTGGGCTGCTTCATTTATCCAGGGTGTGTCGGGGTTGACATCTGAAGACGTATTCTACATCAATCTGCCTCTGTATCACAGCGCTGGGTTTCTCATCGGACTCGTCGGATCCATTGAAAGAGGTCCAATATAGCTACTGTACCCTTGCAGGAATATCACCTGAATGCCGAAAgcatacatttgttttctgtttgtactGCATGCATTATGTAGTTGTGACGGGTATGTCTAGTTTATGTCACTTGTATGTGGTGCTTATAGGGATTTACATCTGTTTGGTGCAGGTAACACAGTTGTTCTGCGGAGAAAGTTTTCAGCCTCTCAGTTCTGGGATGACTGCAGGAAATATAACATAACTGGCATGCAGTACATTGGAGAAACGCTGCGTTACCTCTGCAATACACCGACGGTGAAAACGCTTCCTTACGTTACTAAATCACACTGTGTAATTTCCCAATTTTTTAAGTATTAAACAGGAACTAGCTCAGTCCCATCCAGTTGAGTTGCCTGTTGTATATCTGCATCTAGATCGACCTTACGCGGTAGACAGTTTAAAACCAGCATGTCCTGAAAAGGTTTAGGACTGTTAAAAGATA contains:
- the zgc:101540 gene encoding hsFATP2a_ACSVL_like domain-containing protein, with protein sequence MLIWFTLLAGLALLPALLRTFKPYFFQDCVYMFHALGFGIRLIKYKRRSPFYSIVDCFLDAAKKHPHKTFVHFEGKTYTYSDVERESNKVANALRSVAALKEGDTVALFLGNEPCFIWTWLGLAKLGCPAALLNFNIRSRSLLHCFSCCGANVLIAAADLRDAVEEILPALKEKGITVYLLSDEHSTDGIQSINQKIAEASDKPLSPSLRSNVNIKTTALYIYTSGTTGLPKAAYVTHERVWAASFIQGVSGLTSEDVFYINLPLYHSAGFLIGLVGSIERGNTVVLRRKFSASQFWDDCRKYNITGMQYIGETLRYLCNTPTKENDRDHKVRIAIGNGVRADVWKEFLDRFGHIHVRELYAATEGNVGFVNYTDKVGAIGRINILSKIFFPFALIKFDIEKEEPVRNSQGLCIPAQRGEVGLLVGQITKRTPFVGYAGNKQQTEKKRLGDVFEKGDLYFNSGDLLRIDHDNFIYFQDRVGDTFRWKGENVATTEVSDILTTVDCIEEANVYGVKVEGHEGRIGMAAVTLREGREFDCVAAFSVLANYLPVYARPRFIRIQNSLEMTGTFKMKKVKLVEEGFDPTLIQDRLYFLDLTRKKYIPLTREIFNSIMSQDIKL